A genomic region of Pristiophorus japonicus isolate sPriJap1 chromosome 20, sPriJap1.hap1, whole genome shotgun sequence contains the following coding sequences:
- the LOC139232799 gene encoding probable G-protein coupled receptor 139 produces the protein MSNSLKEMRTQVKDKQLRQDEKLESTALPDVPQEGTHVMKLKPVNLVAIVILSRGKCSLSKCITRYLVAMATADLMVIVSDVILHWIADLYWWNTFLYYTPLCRFIHFLARTAIDSSVWLTVAFTFDRFVAICCQKLKTKYCTERTAAVVIVTLSALFCLKNIPWPFVYIPYITANNIPRGCRAKVQFYIVPTWRAFSWFEQLLTPLLPFCVILLLNALTVRFILVASRARRSLRGGSNGKKDKDPEMRNRRRSIVLLFSLSSSFILLWMTTVVYFFFYRITSAFSHRSLFSPFQNFGHAGTMLQLLSSCTNTAIYTVTQSKFREEMLNAIKYPFTLIHKSVELCKWQD, from the exons ATGAGCAACAGTCTTAAGGAGATGAGAACACAGGTCAAGGATAAGCAGCTGCGACAGGACGAAAAATTAGAATCCACCGCCCTCCCAGATGTGCCCCAGGAAGGGACCCACGTAATG aagcttaAGCCtg TGAACttggtggcgattgtgatcctttcCCGGGGAAAGTGCAgcctctccaaatgcatcactcgctacctggtggccatggcgacAGCGGATCTGATGGTGATTGTCTCTGACGTGATATTACATTGGATCGCTGACCTGTATTGGTGGAACACTTTCCTGTACTACACTCCCTTGTGCAGATTCATTCACTTCCTGGCTCGGACTGCCATAGACAGTTCTGTTTGGTTAACGgtcgcttttacctttgatcggtttgtagccatttgttgtcagaagctgaaaaccaaatattgcaccgagagaaccgcGGCTGTGGTTATAGTGACCTTGAGTGCGCTGTTCTGTTTAAAGAACATTCCCTGGCCTTTCGTGTATATTCCTTATATTACAGCTAATAACATACCGCGGGGTTGCCGTGCAAAAGTACAGTTTTATATTGTACCCACATGGAGAGCTTTTTCTTGGTTTGAACAGCTGTTAACCCCATTGCTTCCCTTCTGTGTGATTTTACTGTTGAACGCTCTCACCGTTAGATTCATTTTAGTTGCCAGTCGCGCCCGAAGGAGCCTCCGGGGTGGTAGCAATGGTAAGAAAGACAAGGACCCCGAGATGAGGAACCGCAGAAGGTCCATTGTTTTACTATTTTCTCTATCCAGCAGTTTTATCCTGCTCTGGATGACGACGGTTGTGTATTTCTTCTTTTATCGAATTACAAGCGCGTTTAGTCACAGGTCGTTGTTTAGCCCTTTTCAAAATTTTGGGCACGCTGGAacaatgcttcagctcctgagttcctGCACAAACACGGCCATTTACACAGTGACCCAGAGTAAGTTCAGAGAGGAGATGCTCAATGCGATCAAATATCCCTTTACACTAATTCATAAATCAGTAGAATTATGCAAGTGGCAGgactga